One Methylocaldum marinum DNA window includes the following coding sequences:
- a CDS encoding aminotransferase class III-fold pyridoxal phosphate-dependent enzyme, whose product MPNRVEFNADLPDITESNALWRRAEPLIPAGTQTLAKGPTQFSDGVAPKYLRRGRGARVWDVDGNEFLDYNLGIGPIILGYCHPVVDEAIRRQLEDGITFSLMHPLEVELAELLRDCVPNAEAVRFSKTGCDVTSAAVRLARAYTGRERVLCCGYHGWHDWYIAVTDRNAGIPECVQELTHTFNYNDLDSVFDAIGDETACVILEPCVFERENGSFLSGLRAACNRYGALLIFDEMWTGFRCALGGAQEFFGVRADLSLFSKAMANGMPISAITGRKDVMALFEKEVFFFTTFGGEALSLAASKACIEFMRGHDVAGYIANLGRRLVDGMNALIGDLGMDYVSVAGYPFRTIMNFSPAAGNPLEIKTFVQQELLRRGILWSGIQNLCFSHTEADIDYTLAAFADAARHGASERASRVVPGSPSAGCETEGRRDSGGRRSHTRHRDRASSHLRAVSGPLVGSGPDERGRPGRRRQ is encoded by the coding sequence ATGCCCAACCGAGTCGAATTCAACGCCGATCTCCCCGACATCACCGAATCCAACGCCTTGTGGCGGCGCGCCGAGCCTTTGATTCCCGCCGGCACCCAGACGCTGGCCAAGGGACCCACCCAGTTTTCCGACGGGGTGGCGCCCAAATATCTGCGGCGCGGCCGCGGTGCGCGGGTATGGGATGTGGATGGCAACGAATTCCTGGATTACAACCTGGGGATAGGTCCCATCATCCTCGGTTATTGTCATCCCGTGGTGGACGAGGCGATCCGCCGCCAGCTGGAAGACGGCATCACCTTTTCCCTCATGCACCCGCTCGAAGTGGAACTGGCGGAACTGCTGCGGGACTGCGTCCCCAATGCCGAGGCGGTGCGCTTTTCCAAAACCGGCTGCGACGTGACCAGCGCCGCGGTACGCCTGGCGCGCGCCTACACCGGCCGCGAGCGGGTGCTGTGCTGCGGCTACCACGGCTGGCACGACTGGTATATCGCCGTCACCGATCGCAACGCCGGCATCCCGGAATGTGTGCAGGAACTCACCCACACCTTCAACTATAACGATCTCGATTCGGTGTTCGACGCCATCGGCGACGAGACCGCCTGCGTCATCCTCGAACCCTGCGTGTTCGAGCGCGAAAACGGAAGCTTTTTGTCCGGGCTCAGAGCGGCCTGCAACCGATACGGCGCCCTGCTGATCTTCGACGAAATGTGGACCGGATTCCGCTGCGCGCTGGGCGGCGCCCAGGAGTTCTTCGGCGTGCGCGCCGACCTCAGCCTGTTCTCCAAGGCCATGGCGAACGGCATGCCGATCTCCGCCATTACCGGGCGCAAGGACGTGATGGCCCTGTTCGAAAAAGAAGTCTTCTTCTTTACCACGTTCGGCGGCGAAGCCCTGTCGCTGGCTGCATCCAAGGCTTGCATCGAGTTCATGCGCGGCCACGATGTCGCCGGCTACATCGCGAACCTGGGGCGGCGGCTCGTGGACGGGATGAATGCCCTCATCGGCGATCTCGGCATGGATTATGTCTCGGTGGCGGGATACCCGTTCCGAACCATCATGAATTTCTCGCCGGCTGCCGGGAACCCGCTGGAGATAAAAACCTTCGTTCAGCAGGAACTGCTGCGCCGGGGCATTTTGTGGTCGGGCATTCAGAATCTCTGTTTCTCCCACACCGAAGCGGATATCGATTACACCTTGGCGGCGTTCGCCGACGCTGCGAGACATGGAGCGAGTGAGCGAGCGAGTCGAGTAGTCCCCGGAAGCCCGAGCGCCGGGTGTGAGACCGAAGGTCGACGCGATAGCGGCGGTCGGAGGTCTCACACAAGGCATCGCGACCGGGCGTCGAGTCATCTGCGAGCGGTGTCCGGACCCCTTGTTGGGTCCGGACCAGACGAGCGGGGACGGCCGGGGCGCCGAAGGCAATAA
- a CDS encoding SDR family oxidoreductase, which translates to MATQSNLGSAATGGGGGGRAESAQGRNPAAGVSQDRPFPCKASPREPKERRMTLAGRFDLTGRTAIVTGAAGLLGRHHCRALAEAGAWVVAADQDLDTCAAVADELGGTVTAVAADVTDPRSVQTLLEQALGRTGRADVLVNNAAINDMFESPAAALEQSRFENYPLELWRRSLEVNLTGVFLCSRIIGAEMARAGRGSIINIGSTYGVVAPDQSLYRDPEGRQRFYKSPVYPATKGAVLAFTRFLAAYWGHAGVRVNVLSPGGVENGQDDFFVREYARRTPLNRMAAPSDFMGALVFLASDASAYVTGANLLVDGGFTVW; encoded by the coding sequence ATGGCGACGCAATCGAACCTTGGATCTGCTGCAACAGGCGGTGGCGGCGGGGGACGTGCGGAATCGGCTCAAGGGCGGAATCCTGCAGCCGGTGTTTCGCAAGACCGGCCATTTCCATGCAAAGCCTCGCCACGCGAACCAAAGGAACGCCGGATGACGCTCGCCGGGCGTTTCGATCTCACCGGCCGCACCGCCATCGTCACCGGGGCCGCGGGCCTGCTCGGCCGTCACCATTGCCGGGCGCTGGCGGAAGCCGGTGCATGGGTGGTGGCGGCCGATCAGGACCTCGATACCTGCGCGGCGGTAGCGGACGAACTGGGCGGGACGGTCACGGCGGTGGCCGCGGACGTGACCGATCCGCGCTCGGTGCAGACCTTGCTGGAACAAGCCCTGGGCCGGACCGGCCGGGCCGACGTGCTGGTCAACAACGCCGCCATCAACGACATGTTCGAAAGCCCGGCGGCGGCCCTGGAACAGTCCCGTTTCGAAAACTATCCCCTGGAATTGTGGCGGCGCTCGCTGGAGGTCAACCTGACCGGGGTGTTCCTGTGCTCCCGGATTATCGGCGCGGAAATGGCGCGCGCGGGACGGGGCAGCATCATCAACATCGGTTCCACCTACGGCGTGGTCGCGCCGGACCAGTCCCTCTACCGCGATCCGGAGGGGCGACAGCGCTTCTATAAATCGCCGGTTTATCCGGCCACCAAGGGCGCGGTGCTGGCGTTTACCCGGTTTCTGGCCGCCTACTGGGGCCATGCGGGCGTGCGGGTCAATGTCCTGTCACCGGGCGGGGTGGAAAACGGCCAGGACGATTTTTTCGTCCGCGAATATGCGCGCCGCACCCCCCTGAACCGCATGGCGGCACCGAGCGATTTCATGGGGGCGCTGGTTTTCCTGGCCTCCGACGCCTCCGCCTATGTGACGGGGGCCAACCTGCTGGTCGACGGCGGCTTCACGGTCTGGTAA
- a CDS encoding N-acetylneuraminate synthase family protein, whose product MSMGTSERAVRIGKRLIGDGHPVYIIAEIGINHNGSLDTARELIFGAVGAGADCVKFQKRTPELCVPKDQWHLERDTPWGRMSYIDYRRRVEFGRDEYAAIDRYCRELDIDWTASCWDEPSVDFIEQFAPPFYKMASASLTDIPLLLKASSTGRPLMISTGMSTLEEIVEAVNTVGTRNRFDRPGLMIAHSTSTYPCKVDELNLRMITTLRERYPNFPIGYSGHETGLSPSLAAVALGANFLERHITLDRAMWGTDQAASVELVGFERLVRDVRDIERSLGDGVKRVYESELAPRRKLRRVGAGTAA is encoded by the coding sequence ATGAGCATGGGAACGAGTGAACGGGCAGTCAGAATCGGCAAGCGCTTGATCGGCGACGGCCATCCGGTGTACATCATCGCCGAGATCGGCATCAACCATAACGGTTCCCTGGACACCGCCAGAGAACTCATCTTCGGCGCCGTCGGGGCCGGCGCCGATTGCGTCAAGTTCCAGAAGCGCACGCCCGAACTCTGCGTTCCGAAGGACCAATGGCATCTCGAGCGCGACACGCCCTGGGGACGGATGAGCTACATCGATTACCGGCGCCGCGTCGAATTCGGCCGCGACGAGTACGCGGCGATCGACCGTTATTGCCGGGAGCTGGACATCGACTGGACCGCGTCCTGCTGGGACGAGCCGTCGGTGGACTTCATCGAGCAGTTCGCACCGCCCTTCTACAAAATGGCGAGCGCCTCACTGACCGACATCCCCCTGCTGCTCAAGGCGAGTTCCACCGGGAGGCCGCTGATGATTTCCACGGGCATGTCGACGCTGGAAGAAATCGTCGAGGCGGTGAACACCGTGGGAACCCGCAACCGCTTCGACCGGCCCGGACTCATGATCGCCCATTCCACTTCGACTTATCCGTGCAAGGTCGACGAGTTGAATCTGCGCATGATCACCACCCTGCGCGAACGCTATCCCAACTTCCCCATCGGCTATTCCGGCCACGAAACCGGGCTGTCGCCGTCCCTGGCCGCCGTCGCCCTGGGCGCCAATTTCCTGGAGCGGCACATTACCCTGGACCGCGCCATGTGGGGTACCGACCAGGCCGCTTCGGTGGAACTGGTCGGCTTCGAGAGGCTGGTGCGGGACGTACGCGACATCGAGCGCTCGCTGGGCGACGGGGTCAAGCGGGTTTACGAAAGCGAGCTGGCGCCCCGCCGGAAACTGCGCCGGGTCGGGGCCGGGACGGCGGCATGA
- a CDS encoding KdsC family phosphatase, with the protein MTNRSKATDVAALACRLKLVLTDCDGVLTDGGVYYSERGEELKRFNIRDGMGVERLRTLAGIETGIVTGEISPAVSRRAEKLGISECHLGAKDKASVVRAVLERLNLSFDEAAYLGDDVNDLLAFAVVGLTACPGDALDEVKAAAHIILEKPGGYGAFREFVEIILKARGDGA; encoded by the coding sequence ATGACGAACCGCTCGAAGGCCACCGATGTCGCGGCCCTGGCCTGCCGCCTGAAGCTGGTCCTCACCGATTGCGACGGCGTGCTGACCGATGGCGGGGTCTATTACTCGGAGCGCGGCGAGGAACTCAAGCGTTTCAATATTCGCGACGGGATGGGCGTGGAAAGGCTGCGCACGCTGGCCGGCATCGAAACCGGCATCGTCACCGGCGAGATTTCGCCCGCGGTGAGCCGGCGCGCGGAAAAGCTCGGAATCAGCGAGTGCCACTTGGGCGCCAAGGACAAGGCTTCCGTGGTGCGTGCCGTCCTGGAGCGGCTCAATCTGAGTTTCGACGAGGCGGCTTACCTGGGCGACGACGTCAACGACCTGCTCGCCTTCGCCGTGGTCGGACTCACGGCCTGTCCGGGGGACGCTTTGGACGAAGTGAAAGCCGCCGCCCACATCATCCTGGAAAAGCCGGGCGGTTACGGCGCATTTCGCGAATTCGTGGAAATCATTCTGAAAGCCCGTGGAGATGGCGCTTGA
- the lplT gene encoding lysophospholipid transporter LplT, whose product MAGSPRIQTESKWPTDEIDESELRSLNRGFYVILAAQFFSSLGDNTLLFGAIALLRELQAPPWQTPVLQQFFIFAYIVLAPFVGPFTDALPKGQVMLISNTVKTFACAAMLAGMHPLIAYGFVGLGAALYSPAKYGILTEYFPPRRLVWANGWMEGLTVAAIILGAIVGGMFIGDRVGGFLAGRLAEVPFDIGTPPRFTVAAVFGFYLIAALFNLYVPKLPIDHTLPKRAPWYLLQDFRQCFKQLWQDPLGQVSLAVTSLFWGTGTVLRLLILLWAAQALDLNLEQATQLTAVVAVGIAIGAGLAKDVPLDRCVRVLPVGVAMGFTVAGMVLVTDWRVALPLLALIGAMGGYFVVPMNALLQHRGHLLMGAGHSIALQNFNENLTVLLMLGLYTLMIRAELAVDTMVVTFGILVAASMAVLTKIHGNGRHGE is encoded by the coding sequence ATGGCCGGCAGCCCGCGCATTCAAACCGAATCCAAATGGCCTACGGATGAAATCGACGAGTCGGAACTCCGGTCGCTGAACCGGGGCTTCTACGTCATTCTCGCAGCCCAGTTCTTCTCGTCCCTGGGCGATAACACCCTGCTGTTCGGCGCCATCGCCCTGCTCCGGGAATTGCAGGCGCCGCCCTGGCAGACGCCGGTCCTGCAACAGTTTTTCATCTTCGCCTATATCGTGCTGGCGCCCTTCGTCGGCCCGTTTACCGATGCGCTGCCCAAGGGGCAGGTCATGCTCATCAGCAACACGGTCAAAACTTTCGCCTGCGCGGCCATGCTGGCCGGGATGCACCCTTTGATCGCCTACGGCTTCGTCGGCCTCGGCGCCGCCCTGTACTCGCCGGCCAAGTACGGCATACTCACCGAGTATTTCCCGCCACGGCGGCTGGTATGGGCCAACGGCTGGATGGAAGGCCTCACGGTCGCGGCAATCATCCTCGGCGCCATTGTCGGCGGGATGTTCATCGGCGACCGGGTCGGCGGCTTTCTCGCCGGCCGATTGGCGGAAGTGCCGTTCGACATCGGCACGCCGCCGAGATTTACCGTCGCGGCGGTCTTCGGTTTCTACCTGATCGCCGCGCTGTTCAACTTGTACGTTCCCAAACTGCCCATCGACCACACCCTGCCGAAGCGCGCGCCCTGGTATTTGCTCCAGGACTTCCGGCAGTGTTTCAAGCAGCTTTGGCAAGATCCCCTGGGCCAGGTTTCGCTCGCGGTGACCTCGCTGTTCTGGGGCACCGGCACGGTATTGAGGCTGCTCATATTGTTGTGGGCGGCCCAGGCGCTGGACCTGAACCTGGAACAGGCGACCCAGCTCACCGCCGTCGTGGCCGTCGGCATCGCGATCGGCGCCGGCCTCGCCAAGGACGTGCCGCTCGACCGTTGCGTGCGCGTGCTGCCGGTGGGTGTCGCCATGGGGTTCACCGTGGCCGGCATGGTCCTGGTGACCGACTGGCGCGTCGCACTTCCGCTGCTGGCACTGATCGGTGCCATGGGCGGCTATTTCGTGGTGCCCATGAACGCCCTGCTCCAGCATCGCGGCCATTTGCTCATGGGCGCGGGACACTCCATCGCCCTGCAGAACTTCAACGAAAACCTGACCGTTCTGCTGATGCTCGGCCTGTACACCCTGATGATCAGGGCCGAGCTGGCCGTCGACACGATGGTGGTGACTTTCGGGATATTGGTGGCGGCAAGCATGGCCGTGCTGACCAAAATCCACGGGAACGGGCGTCATGGAGAATAA
- a CDS encoding OmpA family protein, with the protein MNMNIAALAVAAGSRLSLQGLGTCRLDQSVALVASPSWRLDQSFLKCRGANIRALLAVVAAVLAAGCQVQPVQHYGQSQYPLPPRNAGIVTPLNLQALPQTIGKEHQFRVQRLARLSREFGAQSPRVTESQVAVGKVPGADYPVPVIRFHYPERTFFDFGSAAVRPDAGSVLDVLAEQMNRDMPDTSLVILGHTDSIGTDEYNYNLSISRAAAVMRELARRGVNLEQMATVGIGETQPIATNGTDQGRALNRRVEFMLSRFEEANYVAIEQFPRNAQWLNNHQETEVKPKTPSVRHDTGKKELVVLKPKPNIVTRPETPQTVRPKPGDTADVLEPSTRVVTIIPAETVHVLPSS; encoded by the coding sequence ATGAACATGAACATTGCCGCGCTTGCAGTCGCCGCGGGCAGTCGGCTATCGCTGCAGGGTCTCGGCACATGCCGCTTAGATCAATCAGTTGCACTGGTCGCTTCTCCGAGTTGGAGACTTGATCAGAGCTTCCTTAAGTGCAGGGGCGCTAATATCCGAGCGTTGCTTGCGGTTGTCGCCGCCGTTCTCGCAGCCGGATGCCAGGTCCAGCCGGTTCAACATTATGGGCAGTCGCAATATCCTCTTCCGCCGCGCAATGCCGGAATCGTGACCCCGCTCAACCTGCAGGCATTGCCCCAGACCATCGGCAAGGAACATCAGTTTCGCGTCCAGCGCCTCGCCCGGTTGTCGCGCGAATTCGGCGCCCAATCCCCTCGAGTCACCGAAAGCCAGGTTGCGGTCGGCAAGGTGCCGGGAGCCGACTACCCGGTGCCGGTCATTCGCTTCCATTATCCGGAACGCACCTTTTTCGATTTCGGAAGCGCCGCCGTTCGGCCCGACGCGGGTTCGGTGCTCGACGTGCTGGCCGAACAGATGAATCGAGACATGCCCGATACCAGTCTGGTCATCCTCGGCCATACCGATAGCATCGGCACCGACGAATACAACTACAACCTTTCCATCAGCCGAGCCGCCGCGGTCATGCGCGAACTGGCGCGACGCGGCGTCAATCTCGAGCAAATGGCCACCGTCGGCATAGGCGAGACCCAGCCCATAGCCACCAACGGCACCGATCAGGGACGGGCGCTCAATCGCCGTGTCGAGTTCATGCTGTCCCGTTTCGAGGAGGCCAACTATGTGGCCATCGAACAGTTTCCACGCAATGCGCAATGGCTGAATAACCATCAGGAAACCGAGGTGAAGCCGAAAACGCCCTCAGTGCGTCACGACACCGGAAAAAAGGAGCTGGTCGTGCTCAAGCCGAAGCCGAATATCGTTACCCGGCCCGAGACCCCGCAAACCGTGCGGCCCAAGCCGGGCGACACGGCCGATGTACTGGAACCATCGACGCGCGTCGTAACGATCATCCCTGCCGAGACCGTGCACGTGCTGCCGTCGTCCTGA
- a CDS encoding outer membrane lipoprotein-sorting protein, with protein sequence MNHNATSAFPSNREILAERSSFAPAPKNPHFFRAALLNLSAILFFQYSLPANADMRPPTPGIEAIDIERKADEIQAGYIGEFRKMTLTLINAEGRESQRKLDFWGHEEPDRHDKTLVRFSFPPDIKDTALLTYEKGAEDDDQWLYLPALKRAKRIASSNKSGSFMGSEFAYEDLVVRQFEKYNFKYLGDDTVDGKDCYVMERTPKNSNSGYSKIIRWRYKENLQEAKSQYFDRKGELVKERFMEGHHQVDGIWRSRKITVRNVQTKKASTLSFDEIKLKIPTDAAMFKVRALESPR encoded by the coding sequence ATGAACCATAACGCGACTTCTGCATTCCCGTCTAATCGCGAGATACTCGCGGAGCGGAGTAGCTTCGCCCCCGCTCCCAAAAATCCGCATTTTTTCCGTGCAGCTCTTCTGAATCTCTCGGCAATTCTGTTTTTTCAATATTCGCTGCCGGCCAATGCCGATATGCGGCCTCCCACGCCCGGCATCGAAGCGATCGATATCGAGCGAAAAGCGGATGAAATCCAGGCCGGATACATCGGCGAGTTTCGAAAAATGACTTTGACCCTGATTAATGCGGAAGGCCGGGAATCGCAAAGAAAACTGGATTTTTGGGGCCACGAGGAACCGGATAGGCACGATAAGACGCTCGTCAGATTCTCGTTTCCGCCGGACATTAAGGATACCGCCCTGCTCACCTATGAAAAGGGCGCCGAGGACGATGATCAATGGCTGTATTTACCGGCACTGAAACGAGCCAAGCGGATTGCATCGTCCAACAAGAGCGGATCTTTCATGGGATCGGAATTCGCCTATGAAGATCTCGTTGTCCGCCAATTCGAGAAATACAATTTTAAATATCTCGGCGACGATACCGTGGACGGCAAAGATTGCTACGTTATGGAGCGGACTCCGAAAAACTCGAACTCGGGTTATTCGAAGATTATCAGGTGGCGTTACAAGGAAAATCTGCAGGAAGCCAAAAGCCAGTATTTCGACCGAAAAGGGGAACTGGTTAAAGAACGTTTCATGGAAGGACATCATCAAGTCGATGGCATCTGGCGATCCAGGAAAATCACGGTCAGAAACGTCCAGACCAAGAAAGCATCGACGCTTAGCTTCGACGAAATCAAGCTAAAAATCCCCACCGATGCCGCCATGTTCAAGGTTCGGGCGCTCGAATCGCCGCGCTGA
- a CDS encoding DUF1302 family protein: MLKPIIAALGLYLMLSPEVGVCRDEAGSKGLSGFRSWMDKLNIAGNFDYETYQYPKTPLFPGQIEQNHALRLDFRSEARIGENWRFALAPFARYDFMDGRQNAIRLNEAWIEYSTENWDFRIGNQIFTWGQMESVNRIDVLNPRDFRDDVIEPSKIGIPAALFRLKFDNSDLSAYALPYYITDSFPGPDHFYSLSGGLPIRQPEERFEDQWAIRYFHAGDGFDFALSWANVVERLPIYDMNETETRLIGTPYKSNRLGFEFTKVIESLIVKGEGFYRFPETKLLKPGFFYTAGLEYTFPAIIGLSDLTLFTEYFGTVGNGQVRFQILENSLFTGFRLTFNDLARQELEVGAINNFEPAGTWLMRARYARNIVEQVRFELTYTDSFGFFVFPDQDEDGDGAFRARLRYSF, from the coding sequence TTGTTGAAGCCAATCATAGCTGCCTTGGGGTTGTATCTGATGCTGTCACCGGAGGTCGGGGTTTGTCGGGACGAAGCCGGTTCGAAAGGCTTATCCGGGTTCCGTTCCTGGATGGATAAGCTGAATATTGCCGGCAATTTCGATTACGAAACTTATCAGTACCCGAAAACCCCTCTTTTTCCCGGGCAGATCGAACAGAATCATGCCTTGCGCCTGGATTTCCGCTCGGAAGCGAGGATCGGCGAAAACTGGCGCTTCGCCTTGGCGCCGTTCGCCCGTTACGACTTCATGGACGGTCGTCAGAATGCCATACGGCTTAACGAAGCGTGGATCGAATATAGCACCGAAAACTGGGATTTCAGGATCGGAAATCAGATTTTTACCTGGGGCCAGATGGAAAGCGTAAACCGGATAGACGTGCTCAATCCCCGAGATTTTCGGGACGATGTGATAGAGCCCAGCAAAATCGGCATACCCGCCGCCCTATTCCGCTTGAAATTCGATAACAGCGATCTCAGTGCGTACGCGCTTCCTTATTACATCACCGACAGTTTTCCCGGGCCGGACCATTTCTACAGCCTGAGCGGCGGCCTTCCGATCCGGCAACCCGAAGAACGATTCGAGGATCAATGGGCGATCCGCTATTTCCATGCCGGTGACGGTTTCGATTTCGCCCTGAGTTGGGCGAACGTCGTCGAGAGGCTGCCGATTTACGATATGAACGAGACCGAAACCAGGCTGATCGGCACCCCTTACAAATCCAACCGGCTCGGCTTCGAATTCACCAAGGTCATCGAGAGTTTGATCGTCAAGGGCGAAGGGTTTTACCGGTTTCCCGAAACCAAATTGCTCAAGCCCGGATTCTTTTATACCGCGGGCCTGGAATATACCTTTCCGGCGATTATCGGCCTGTCCGACCTGACCCTGTTTACCGAATATTTCGGGACGGTCGGAAATGGGCAAGTCAGATTCCAGATACTCGAGAACAGCCTTTTCACCGGATTTCGGCTCACGTTCAACGATCTGGCCCGCCAGGAACTGGAAGTCGGAGCGATCAATAACTTCGAGCCCGCCGGCACCTGGCTGATGCGCGCCCGGTACGCGCGGAACATCGTCGAGCAAGTCCGGTTCGAGCTGACTTATACCGACTCTTTCGGATTTTTCGTTTTTCCCGACCAGGACGAAGACGGTGACGGCGCGTTCCGGGCACGTCTGAGATACAGCTTTTAA
- a CDS encoding efflux RND transporter permease subunit, with protein sequence MSEKKLIAAYADWIVRNRIGVILASLAVIVFLGGFLGRLSFDSNYRIWFDEDDPYLQGYDLFVKEFGHDDMFVVAFEEPRGILQPKSIETIQRLTDKLWHVAGVIRVDSLSNFQALRGDSEGFSAEALFPSGKPVTSELIEAARRYIDQDPLVTGSLISPDRKVGIIRARIAPVAVTPELPAKVYGQLMQILDEEKARSGYEFYMAGGPITDQAFDQVAQKDMGFLVPLLLVVLGVVWFVLFRSILGVLLALGISLLSVIGAMGLTGFVGHKLNVVTTTTPQLLIGIAVAGCVHMAAMFVKAKRNGLNSRDAVKASLRINLSAIVMTSVTTAIGFFSFYFTATIIPLKLFGFEAGCGTLLILLLTVTLLPALLSFFPEKTPRPVFDSPWFKDFLEGLRLASVNRSRQVLLRWLVFIAVFAAFLPMLTVDSNPVSYFRSSFWFAKSVHFLEEKGSGGAVYELVVRGEGPDAIKTVAYMRDLDAFTQYLAKDAPGGLTNVYSLSTVLRNINRALHEDDPGFHTIPDDNASIAQYLFLYSLSVPVGQDINDRFNVDYSASRITAIRALSPTRASRENMDIISDWAARNLKHVKVEFTGRDVLYTNMGNNVSDSLIRSFTVSMLGVTVLIGLLFRSWLLGLASTLPNFLPVLTAMGFMGMAGIYLDIGTIMVASIGYGIAVDDTIHFFSHYREARRAGRTAREAIGEAFSDVGISITFTTMVLVLAFCVFLFGDFMPNVYKGLLVGLFLVVALAADLSITPALLCLIDKPRRLRAGSSETGPGAAGPARPAAEAAGRTEFAAPDADGAAAGDAVFVASPAGRSENPN encoded by the coding sequence ATGAGTGAGAAGAAACTGATAGCGGCGTATGCCGATTGGATCGTCAGGAACCGGATCGGGGTCATACTGGCAAGCCTCGCCGTAATCGTTTTTCTCGGCGGATTCCTGGGGCGGTTGTCCTTCGATTCGAACTACCGCATCTGGTTCGACGAGGACGACCCTTATCTGCAAGGCTACGATCTTTTCGTAAAGGAATTCGGCCACGACGACATGTTCGTGGTGGCGTTCGAAGAGCCGCGGGGGATTCTTCAGCCGAAATCGATCGAAACCATCCAGCGCCTGACCGACAAACTCTGGCACGTGGCCGGCGTGATCCGGGTGGATTCGCTTTCCAACTTCCAGGCCTTGCGCGGCGATAGCGAGGGCTTCAGCGCCGAAGCCCTGTTTCCGAGCGGCAAACCCGTGACTTCGGAGCTGATCGAAGCGGCCCGCCGTTATATCGACCAGGACCCGCTGGTGACCGGCTCGCTGATCTCCCCGGATCGGAAAGTCGGCATCATCCGGGCGCGCATCGCGCCGGTCGCCGTGACCCCGGAGTTGCCGGCCAAGGTCTACGGCCAATTGATGCAAATCCTGGACGAGGAGAAAGCCCGGAGCGGCTATGAGTTTTACATGGCCGGCGGTCCCATCACCGACCAGGCCTTCGACCAGGTGGCGCAGAAGGATATGGGATTCCTGGTGCCGCTGCTGCTGGTCGTTCTGGGCGTGGTGTGGTTCGTCCTGTTCCGCTCGATTCTCGGTGTGCTGCTGGCGCTCGGCATCTCGCTCCTGAGCGTGATCGGCGCCATGGGCCTCACAGGGTTCGTGGGCCACAAGCTGAACGTGGTCACCACCACCACGCCGCAGTTGCTCATCGGCATCGCCGTGGCGGGCTGCGTGCATATGGCGGCGATGTTCGTCAAAGCCAAGCGCAACGGTCTGAATTCCAGGGACGCCGTCAAGGCGTCGCTGCGGATCAATCTGAGCGCAATCGTCATGACCTCGGTCACCACCGCGATCGGCTTCTTCTCCTTTTATTTCACGGCCACCATCATTCCGCTCAAGCTGTTCGGTTTCGAGGCGGGCTGCGGCACTTTGCTGATTCTGCTGCTGACTGTCACCCTGCTGCCGGCGCTCTTGAGTTTCTTCCCGGAAAAAACGCCCCGTCCGGTGTTCGATTCGCCGTGGTTCAAGGATTTTCTGGAAGGACTGCGCCTGGCGTCCGTAAACCGCAGCCGGCAAGTGCTTCTGCGCTGGCTGGTGTTCATCGCCGTCTTTGCGGCTTTTCTGCCGATGCTTACGGTGGATTCCAACCCGGTCTCGTATTTCCGCTCCAGCTTCTGGTTCGCCAAATCGGTCCATTTCCTGGAGGAGAAAGGCTCGGGCGGGGCGGTGTACGAACTGGTGGTGCGCGGCGAGGGGCCGGACGCGATCAAGACGGTGGCGTACATGCGCGACCTCGATGCGTTCACGCAATACCTGGCGAAAGACGCTCCCGGCGGACTGACCAACGTCTATTCCCTGTCCACCGTGCTGCGCAACATCAACCGCGCCCTCCACGAGGACGATCCCGGTTTCCACACCATCCCCGATGACAACGCTTCGATCGCCCAGTACCTGTTCCTCTACAGCCTTTCGGTGCCGGTCGGACAGGACATCAACGACCGCTTCAACGTCGATTATTCGGCGAGCCGGATAACGGCGATCCGCGCCCTGTCGCCCACCCGCGCCAGCCGCGAAAACATGGACATCATCAGCGACTGGGCCGCCAGGAACCTCAAGCACGTCAAGGTCGAGTTCACCGGCCGCGACGTGTTGTACACCAATATGGGCAACAACGTGTCCGACAGCCTGATCAGGTCGTTCACCGTGTCCATGTTAGGGGTGACCGTTCTCATCGGGCTGCTGTTCCGCTCCTGGCTGCTGGGTCTCGCCAGCACGCTGCCGAATTTTCTACCCGTGCTCACGGCCATGGGCTTCATGGGCATGGCCGGCATCTACCTGGATATCGGCACCATCATGGTGGCGAGCATCGGTTACGGCATCGCCGTGGACGACACCATCCATTTCTTCAGCCATTACCGGGAGGCGCGGCGAGCCGGCCGTACCGCGCGGGAAGCGATCGGGGAAGCGTTCTCCGACGTCGGCATTTCCATCACCTTCACCACGATGGTGCTGGTTCTGGCGTTCTGCGTGTTTCTGTTCGGCGATTTCATGCCGAACGTCTACAAAGGCTTGCTGGTGGGTTTGTTCCTGGTGGTGGCGCTGGCCGCCGACCTGTCCATCACGCCGGCCCTCCTGTGCCTGATCGATAAGCCGCGCCGCCTGCGGGCCGGGTCGAGCGAAACCGGCCCCGGAGCAGCCGGTCCCGCCCGGCCCGCCGCCGAGGCCGCCGGGCGTACCGAGTTCGCCGCCCCGGATGCCGACGGTGCCGCCGCGGGCGACGCCGTGTTCGTCGCGAGTCCGGCCGGGCGGAGCGAAAACCCGAATTGA